A single genomic interval of Streptococcus oralis subsp. dentisani harbors:
- a CDS encoding TIGR01440 family protein produces MDKNRIGTETQQVLEDVLDKAGLREGALFVLGLSSSEVLGGHIGKESSQEIGEIIVKTILDILEEKGIHLAVQGCEHVNRALVVERQVAEQFGLEIVSVLPTLHAGGSGQLAAFKFMKAPVEVEFITAYAGIDIGDTAIGMHVKHVQVPIRPVLREIGHAHVTALASRPKLIGGARAQYPQDSIRKI; encoded by the coding sequence ATGGATAAAAATAGAATTGGAACAGAGACACAGCAGGTGCTTGAGGATGTTTTGGATAAGGCTGGATTGCGTGAGGGGGCTCTCTTTGTCCTTGGACTCTCGTCTAGCGAAGTTTTAGGCGGCCATATAGGCAAGGAATCAAGCCAAGAAATTGGGGAAATCATTGTGAAGACCATCCTAGATATCCTAGAAGAAAAAGGAATTCACCTAGCTGTTCAAGGCTGTGAGCACGTCAATCGTGCCCTCGTTGTTGAACGCCAGGTGGCAGAGCAGTTTGGTCTGGAAATCGTCAGTGTCCTTCCAACTCTTCATGCAGGCGGTTCAGGTCAGCTAGCTGCCTTTAAGTTTATGAAAGCACCTGTTGAAGTGGAGTTCATCACGGCTTATGCGGGAATTGATATCGGAGATACCGCAATTGGCATGCATGTCAAGCATGTGCAGGTTCCGATTCGACCAGTTTTGCGTGAGATTGGTCATGCCCATGTAACAGCTCTAGCTAGTCGTCCAAAGCTAATCGGGGGTGCGCGTGCCCAGTATCCACAAGATTCTATTAGAAAGATATGA
- a CDS encoding MerR family transcriptional regulator, producing MYHIKEAAQLSGVSVKTLHHYDKIGLLVPLKSENGYRTYSQEDLERLQVILYYKYLGFSLEKIAELLKAERTDLLPHLTRQLDYLTRERQHLDTLISTLQKTIQEQKGERKMTIEEKFTGFSYQDNQKYHQEAVEKYGQEVMGQALERQKGREEEATAAFNRVFQALAQNLKNGLAATAVENQEEAAKLLQAIRTYGFDCSIEVFGHIGKGYVYNPEFKQNIDKFGSGTAQYTSDVIAHYVQTQIK from the coding sequence ATGTACCATATAAAAGAAGCTGCGCAGCTTTCAGGTGTCTCTGTCAAGACACTGCACCACTATGATAAGATAGGACTCTTGGTTCCCTTAAAGTCGGAAAACGGCTATCGAACCTATAGTCAGGAGGATTTGGAACGCCTTCAGGTTATTCTGTATTATAAATATTTAGGTTTTTCTTTAGAAAAAATAGCAGAGCTGTTAAAGGCAGAAAGGACAGATTTATTGCCCCATTTGACTAGGCAGTTGGATTATCTAACTCGAGAAAGGCAACACCTGGATACCTTGATTTCCACCTTGCAAAAAACCATTCAAGAACAAAAAGGAGAAAGAAAAATGACGATTGAGGAAAAATTCACTGGATTTAGCTATCAAGACAATCAAAAATACCACCAAGAGGCGGTAGAGAAGTATGGACAAGAAGTCATGGGCCAAGCGCTTGAACGCCAAAAAGGTCGCGAAGAAGAGGCCACAGCCGCCTTCAACCGAGTTTTTCAAGCCTTGGCACAAAACCTTAAAAATGGACTAGCTGCAACAGCGGTCGAAAACCAAGAAGAAGCAGCCAAACTCTTGCAAGCTATTCGTACTTATGGATTTGACTGCTCTATTGAAGTATTCGGTCATATCGGTAAAGGCTACGTCTACAACCCAGAGTTTAAGCAAAACATTGACAAGTTTGGTTCTGGAACAGCCCAGTACACGTCAGATGTCATTGCCCACTATGTTCAAACTCAGATAAAATAA
- a CDS encoding sodium-dependent transporter, with amino-acid sequence MSEKSQWGSKLGFILASAGSAIGLGAVWKFPYMTAANGGGGFLLVFLISTILIGFPLLLAEFALGRSAGVSAIKTFGKLGNNNKYNFIGWIGAFALFILLSFYSVIGGWILVYLGIEFGKLFQLGGTGDYAQLFTSIISNPAIALGAQAAFILLNIFIVSRGVQKGIERASKVMMPLLFIIFVVIIGRSLSLPNAMEGVLYFLKPDFSKLTSAGLLYALGQSFFALSLGVTAMLTYASYLDKKTNLVQSGISIVAMNISVSIMAGLAIFPAMSAFNIQSEGGPSLLFIVLPQLFDKMPFGTIFYILFLLLFLFATVTSSVVMLEINVGNITNQNNSKRAKWSAILGILTFVFGIPSALSYGVMADVHIFGKTFFDAMDFLVSNLLMPFGALCLSLFTGYIFKKALAMEELHLDETPWKQGLFQVWLFLLRFIIPIIIIVVFIAQFM; translated from the coding sequence ATGTCAGAAAAATCGCAATGGGGCTCGAAACTAGGCTTTATTCTAGCATCTGCTGGTTCAGCCATCGGGCTTGGTGCCGTTTGGAAGTTCCCCTACATGACTGCTGCTAATGGCGGGGGAGGCTTTTTACTGGTCTTTCTCATCTCCACCATTTTAATCGGTTTCCCGTTACTCCTTGCTGAGTTTGCCCTTGGCCGTAGCGCTGGCGTTTCCGCTATCAAAACCTTTGGAAAACTGGGCAACAATAACAAGTACAACTTTATCGGTTGGATTGGTGCCTTTGCCCTCTTTATCCTTCTCTCCTTTTACAGTGTTATCGGAGGATGGATTCTAGTCTATCTAGGTATTGAGTTTGGGAAATTGTTCCAACTTGGTGGAACGGGTGATTATGCTCAGTTATTTACTTCAATCATTTCAAATCCAGCCATTGCCCTAGGAGCTCAAGCAGCCTTTATCTTATTGAATATCTTTATTGTATCACGTGGGGTTCAAAAAGGGATTGAAAGAGCCTCGAAAGTCATGATGCCCCTGCTCTTTATCATCTTTGTCGTAATCATTGGGCGCTCTCTCAGCTTGCCAAACGCCATGGAAGGGGTTCTCTACTTCCTCAAACCAGACTTTTCAAAACTAACTAGCGCAGGTCTCCTTTATGCCCTGGGTCAATCTTTCTTTGCCCTCTCATTAGGGGTTACAGCAATGTTGACCTATGCTTCTTACTTGGACAAGAAAACCAATCTGGTCCAGTCAGGGATTTCCATTGTAGCCATGAATATCTCGGTATCCATTATGGCAGGTCTAGCCATTTTCCCAGCCATGTCAGCCTTCAATATCCAGTCTGAAGGGGGACCAAGCCTGCTCTTTATCGTCTTGCCTCAACTCTTTGATAAGATGCCTTTTGGAACCATTTTCTACATCCTTTTCCTCTTACTCTTCCTCTTTGCGACAGTCACTTCTTCTGTCGTGATGCTGGAAATCAATGTGGGCAATATCACCAATCAGAACAACAGCAAGCGTGCTAAATGGAGTGCTATTTTAGGAATCTTGACCTTTGTCTTTGGAATTCCTTCAGCCCTTTCTTACGGTGTCATGGCGGATGTTCACATCTTCGGTAAAACCTTCTTTGATGCTATGGACTTCTTGGTTTCCAATCTCCTCATGCCATTTGGAGCTCTCTGCTTATCCCTCTTTACAGGATATATTTTCAAGAAGGCCTTAGCCATGGAGGAACTTCATCTTGATGAAACACCATGGAAACAAGGACTTTTCCAAGTCTGGCTCTTCCTTCTTCGTTTTATCATTCCTATTATCATCATTGTGGTCTTTATCGCCCAATTTATGTAA
- the manA gene encoding mannose-6-phosphate isomerase, class I: protein MSEPLFLQSVMQEKIWGGTKLRDEFGYDIPSEKIGEYWAISAHPNGVSKVANGRFEGTDLATLYAEHRELFGNRPEPVFPLLTKILDANDWLSVQVHPDDAYGLEHEGELGKTECWYIIAADEGSEIIYGHNAKSKEELRQQIEDKNWDVLLTKVPVKAGDFFYVPSGTMHAIGAGILILETQQSSDTTYRVYDFDRKDDNGNLRELHIEKSIDVLNIGEPANSRPVTVKADNLRSTLLVSNDFFAVYKWEITGKVDFEKTADYSLFSVLAGQGRLSVDGTNYPIQKGSHFILPSDVEAWTLEGQGLELIVSHP from the coding sequence ATGTCAGAACCATTATTTTTACAATCAGTTATGCAAGAAAAAATCTGGGGTGGAACCAAGCTACGTGATGAGTTTGGCTATGACATTCCAAGTGAAAAAATCGGAGAATACTGGGCCATCTCAGCTCACCCAAATGGGGTTTCAAAGGTCGCTAATGGGCGCTTTGAGGGAACAGACCTAGCTACATTGTATGCGGAACACCGTGAATTGTTTGGTAACCGTCCAGAACCTGTGTTTCCACTCTTGACCAAAATTCTTGATGCCAACGACTGGCTCAGTGTCCAAGTTCACCCAGACGATGCCTATGGACTAGAACACGAAGGAGAGCTCGGAAAAACAGAGTGCTGGTACATCATCGCTGCGGATGAAGGATCAGAGATTATCTATGGTCACAATGCTAAGTCAAAAGAAGAACTCCGTCAGCAAATCGAAGATAAAAACTGGGATGTCTTGCTGACCAAAGTGCCAGTTAAAGCAGGAGATTTCTTCTATGTACCAAGTGGCACTATGCATGCCATTGGTGCGGGTATCTTGATTCTGGAAACCCAGCAGTCTAGTGACACCACCTACCGTGTCTATGACTTTGACCGTAAGGACGACAATGGCAACTTACGTGAACTTCACATTGAAAAATCTATCGATGTCTTGAATATTGGAGAGCCTGCAAATAGCCGTCCTGTAACTGTTAAAGCAGATAATTTGCGTTCCACTCTCCTTGTATCCAATGATTTCTTTGCAGTCTACAAGTGGGAAATTACTGGAAAAGTTGACTTTGAAAAGACAGCTGACTACAGCCTGTTCAGCGTCTTAGCTGGTCAAGGTCGACTGTCTGTTGATGGAACAAACTATCCAATCCAAAAAGGCAGCCACTTTATCCTACCAAGTGATGTTGAAGCTTGGACCTTGGAAGGGCAAGGCTTGGAATTGATTGTTAGCCATCCATAA
- a CDS encoding SemiSWEET family transporter yields the protein MSEKQMKILGWVATFMSVMMYVSYFPQIMNNLAGQKGNFIQPLVAAINCSLWVYYGLFKKERDIPLAAANAPGIVFGLVTAITALI from the coding sequence ATGTCTGAAAAACAAATGAAAATTTTGGGTTGGGTAGCGACCTTCATGTCCGTTATGATGTATGTGTCTTACTTCCCACAAATCATGAACAACCTGGCTGGTCAAAAAGGAAACTTCATCCAACCCTTGGTCGCAGCCATCAACTGTAGTTTATGGGTTTATTACGGTCTTTTCAAGAAAGAAAGAGATATTCCCCTTGCGGCTGCTAATGCGCCGGGTATCGTTTTTGGTCTAGTAACGGCTATCACAGCTTTGATTTAA
- a CDS encoding VOC family protein has protein sequence MNLNQLDIIVSDVPQVCADLERILDKTSDYVDDGFAQFTIGSHCLMLLQSHLVPLENFQSGIILHIEVEDVDQNYRRLKELGVEILHGPAVTDWGTESLLVKGPASLVIDFYRMK, from the coding sequence ATGAATTTAAATCAATTAGATATCATCGTTTCAGATGTTCCCCAAGTCTGTGCTGACCTGGAGCGTATTTTGGATAAAACGTCCGATTATGTTGATGACGGTTTTGCTCAGTTCACGATTGGCAGTCACTGCCTCATGTTGTTACAAAGTCATTTGGTTCCTTTGGAAAACTTTCAGTCAGGAATCATTCTTCATATCGAGGTTGAGGATGTAGACCAGAACTATCGACGATTGAAAGAGCTTGGTGTCGAGATTTTACACGGTCCGGCTGTAACTGATTGGGGGACAGAATCCTTGCTTGTAAAAGGTCCAGCTAGTTTAGTGATTGATTTTTATCGTATGAAGTAG
- the spxB gene encoding pyruvate oxidase, with translation MTQGKITASAAMLNVLKTWGVDTIYGIPSGTLSSLMDALAEDKDIRFLQVRHEETGALAAVMQAKFGGSIGVAVGSGGPGATHLINGVYDAAMDNTPFLAILGSRPVNELNMDAFQELNQNPMYNGIAVYNKRVAYAEQLPKVIDEACRAAVSKKGPAVVEIPVNFGFQEIDENSYYGSGSYERSFIAPALNEVEIDKAVEILNNAERPVIYAGYGGVKAGEVITELSRKIKAPIITTGKNFEAFEWNYEGLTGSAYRVGWKPANEVVFEADTVLFLGSNFPFAEVYEAFKNTEKFIQVDIDPYKLGKRHALDASILGDAGQAAKAILDKVNPVESTPWWRANVKNNQNWRDYMNKLEGKTEGELQLYQVYNAINKHADQDAIYSIDVGDTTQTSTRHLHMTPKNMWRTSPLFATMGIALPGGIAAKKDNPDRQVWNIMGDGAFNMCYPDVITNVQYDLPVINVVFSNGKYAFIKDKYEDTNKHLFGCDFPNADYAKIAEAQGAVGFTVDRIEDIDAVVAEAVKLNKEGKTVVIDARITQHRPLPVEVLELDPKQHSEEAIKAFKEKYEAEELVPFRLFLEEEGLQSRAIK, from the coding sequence ATGACTCAAGGGAAAATTACTGCATCGGCAGCAATGCTCAACGTATTGAAGACATGGGGCGTAGATACTATCTACGGTATCCCATCAGGAACACTCAGCTCATTGATGGACGCTTTGGCTGAAGACAAAGATATCCGCTTCTTGCAAGTTCGCCACGAAGAAACAGGTGCTCTTGCAGCGGTCATGCAAGCTAAATTCGGCGGCTCAATCGGGGTTGCAGTTGGTTCAGGTGGTCCAGGTGCGACTCACTTGATTAACGGTGTTTACGATGCAGCTATGGATAACACTCCATTCCTTGCTATCCTTGGATCACGTCCAGTTAACGAATTGAACATGGATGCCTTCCAAGAATTGAACCAAAACCCAATGTACAACGGTATCGCTGTTTACAACAAACGTGTCGCTTACGCTGAGCAATTGCCAAAAGTAATCGACGAAGCTTGCCGTGCTGCAGTTTCTAAAAAAGGTCCAGCTGTTGTTGAAATCCCAGTAAACTTCGGTTTCCAAGAAATTGACGAAAACTCATACTACGGTTCAGGTTCATACGAGCGTTCATTCATCGCTCCTGCCTTGAACGAAGTTGAAATCGACAAAGCGGTTGAAATCTTGAACAATGCTGAACGTCCAGTTATTTACGCTGGTTACGGTGGTGTTAAAGCTGGTGAAGTGATTACAGAATTGTCACGTAAAATCAAAGCACCAATCATCACAACTGGTAAAAACTTTGAAGCCTTTGAATGGAACTACGAAGGTTTGACAGGTTCTGCTTACCGTGTTGGTTGGAAACCAGCCAACGAAGTGGTCTTTGAAGCAGACACTGTTCTTTTCCTTGGATCAAACTTCCCATTTGCTGAAGTTTACGAAGCCTTCAAGAACACTGAAAAATTCATCCAAGTCGATATCGACCCATACAAACTTGGTAAACGCCATGCCCTTGACGCTTCTATCCTTGGTGATGCAGGTCAAGCAGCGAAAGCCATCCTTGACAAAGTAAACCCAGTAGAATCTACTCCATGGTGGCGTGCAAACGTTAAGAATAACCAAAACTGGCGTGATTACATGAACAAACTTGAAGGTAAAACTGAGGGTGAATTGCAATTGTACCAAGTTTACAATGCAATCAACAAACATGCTGATCAAGACGCTATCTACTCAATCGACGTAGGTGACACTACTCAAACATCTACTCGTCACCTTCACATGACACCTAAGAACATGTGGCGTACATCTCCACTCTTTGCGACAATGGGTATTGCCCTTCCTGGTGGTATCGCTGCTAAGAAAGACAATCCAGATCGCCAAGTATGGAACATCATGGGTGACGGTGCATTCAACATGTGCTACCCAGACGTTATCACAAACGTTCAATACGACCTTCCAGTTATCAACGTTGTCTTCTCAAATGGTAAATATGCCTTCATCAAGGACAAATACGAAGACACAAACAAACACTTGTTTGGTTGTGACTTCCCTAACGCGGACTACGCGAAAATCGCTGAAGCTCAAGGAGCTGTTGGATTTACAGTTGACCGTATCGAAGATATCGATGCAGTTGTTGCAGAAGCTGTTAAATTGAACAAAGAAGGTAAAACTGTTGTGATCGATGCTCGCATTACTCAACACCGTCCACTTCCAGTAGAAGTACTTGAGTTGGATCCAAAACAACACTCAGAAGAAGCAATCAAAGCCTTCAAGGAAAAATACGAAGCAGAAGAACTCGTACCATTCCGCCTCTTCTTGGAAGAAGAAGGATTGCAATCACGCGCAATCAAATAA
- a CDS encoding heavy metal translocating P-type ATPase, whose translation MTEIVKASLENGVQKIRIMADKGYHPAHIQLQKGIPAEITFHRATPSNCYKEILFEEEGILEPIGVDEEKVIRFTPQELGQHEFSCGMKMQKGSYTVVEKTRKSLSLLQRFWITSIFTVPLVILMIGMSTGGISHQVMRWGTFLATTPIMLVAGGPYIQSAWASFKKHNANMDTLVALGTLVAYFYSLVALFAGLPVYFESAAFIFFFVLMGAVFEEKMRKNTSQAVEKLLDLQAKTAEVLREDNYVQVPLEQVKVGDLIRVRPGEKIAVDGIVVEGVSSIDESMVTGESLPVDKTVGDTVIGSTINNSGTLVFRAEKVGSETVLAQIVDFVKKAQTSRAPIQDLTDKISGIFVPAVVILGIVTFWVWFVLLRDSVVVLGASFVSSLLYGVAVLIIACPCALGLATPTALMVGTGRSAKMGVLLKNGTVLQEIQKVQTIVFDKTGTLTEGKPVVTDIIGDEVEVLGLAASLEEASQHPLAEAIVKRATETGLELHTVENFQALHGKGVSGQINGKQVLLGNAKMLDGMDISSIYQEKLEELEKEAKTVVFLAVDNEIKGLLALQDIPKENAKLAISQLKKRGLKTVMLTGDNAGVARAIADQIGIEEVIAGVLPEEKAHEIHKLQSAGKVAFVGDGINDAPALSVADVGIAMGAGTDIAIESADLVLTTNNLLGVVRAFDMSKKTFNRILLNLFWAFIYNVAGIPIAAGVFSGIGLVLNPELAGLAMAFSSVSVLTSSLMLNFSKID comes from the coding sequence ATGACTGAAATTGTAAAAGCAAGTCTTGAAAATGGTGTTCAAAAAATCCGTATCATGGCAGACAAAGGCTATCATCCAGCCCATATCCAGCTTCAAAAAGGGATTCCAGCTGAGATTACCTTTCATCGAGCAACTCCTTCAAACTGTTACAAGGAAATTCTGTTTGAAGAAGAAGGCATTTTGGAACCAATCGGCGTAGATGAGGAGAAAGTCATTCGTTTTACACCTCAAGAATTAGGTCAACATGAATTTTCTTGTGGTATGAAGATGCAAAAGGGGAGTTATACCGTAGTTGAGAAGACTCGAAAATCTCTATCACTTTTACAGCGTTTTTGGATTACTAGTATCTTTACTGTGCCTCTTGTGATTCTCATGATTGGTATGTCGACAGGAGGAATTAGTCACCAAGTCATGCGTTGGGGAACCTTTTTAGCCACAACACCGATTATGCTAGTAGCAGGTGGTCCTTATATCCAAAGTGCTTGGGCTAGTTTTAAAAAGCACAATGCCAACATGGATACCTTGGTTGCTCTGGGAACCCTAGTGGCCTATTTCTATAGCTTAGTTGCCCTCTTCGCTGGTCTCCCCGTTTACTTTGAAAGTGCTGCATTTATCTTCTTCTTCGTTCTTATGGGAGCCGTTTTTGAGGAGAAAATGCGGAAAAATACTTCCCAAGCTGTGGAGAAATTACTTGACTTGCAGGCTAAAACTGCAGAAGTCTTGCGTGAGGATAACTATGTTCAAGTCCCCTTGGAGCAAGTCAAGGTAGGTGACCTGATTCGAGTGCGTCCCGGTGAAAAGATTGCGGTTGATGGTATCGTAGTGGAAGGTGTCTCTAGTATTGATGAGTCTATGGTGACAGGTGAGAGTCTGCCTGTGGACAAGACAGTTGGAGATACCGTCATTGGTTCAACCATCAATAATAGTGGAACACTTGTTTTTAGAGCAGAAAAAGTTGGTTCAGAGACTGTTTTGGCTCAGATTGTGGATTTTGTGAAGAAAGCTCAGACAAGTCGTGCGCCGATTCAGGACTTGACGGATAAAATTTCAGGGATTTTTGTCCCAGCAGTTGTCATTTTAGGGATTGTGACCTTTTGGGTTTGGTTCGTCTTGCTCAGGGATAGTGTAGTTGTGCTTGGAGCGAGCTTTGTGTCTTCGCTTCTCTATGGAGTAGCAGTTCTGATTATTGCCTGCCCTTGTGCCTTGGGACTTGCAACACCGACAGCCCTTATGGTGGGGACAGGTCGCAGTGCCAAGATGGGAGTTCTCCTCAAAAATGGAACGGTTCTACAGGAAATCCAGAAAGTCCAAACTATTGTTTTTGATAAGACAGGAACTTTGACGGAAGGGAAACCTGTGGTCACAGATATCATCGGCGACGAAGTAGAAGTGCTTGGATTGGCAGCTTCCTTGGAAGAAGCTTCTCAACACCCACTGGCTGAGGCCATTGTCAAGCGAGCGACTGAAACTGGACTTGAGCTTCACACTGTGGAAAATTTCCAAGCCTTGCACGGAAAAGGTGTTTCAGGGCAAATCAATGGAAAACAAGTTTTGCTTGGAAATGCTAAAATGCTGGATGGCATGGATATTTCTAGCATTTATCAAGAAAAACTAGAAGAACTAGAAAAAGAAGCTAAGACAGTTGTGTTCTTGGCTGTTGACAATGAAATCAAAGGCTTGCTTGCTCTGCAAGATATTCCTAAGGAAAATGCTAAGCTTGCCATCAGTCAGTTGAAAAAACGAGGTCTTAAAACAGTCATGCTGACAGGGGATAATGCTGGCGTGGCGCGTGCTATTGCCGATCAGATTGGAATCGAAGAGGTCATTGCAGGTGTCTTGCCAGAAGAAAAAGCCCATGAAATCCATAAACTACAATCAGCTGGAAAAGTAGCCTTTGTTGGTGATGGTATCAATGACGCTCCTGCCCTCAGTGTAGCAGATGTGGGGATTGCTATGGGAGCTGGAACAGATATTGCCATCGAGTCAGCAGATTTGGTGTTGACAACTAATAACCTCCTAGGAGTGGTTCGTGCCTTTGACATGAGCAAGAAAACCTTCAATCGAATTCTGCTCAACCTCTTTTGGGCCTTTATCTACAATGTCGCCGGAATTCCGATTGCAGCTGGTGTCTTTTCAGGGATTGGTCTGGTGCTCAATCCAGAACTGGCAGGTCTTGCTATGGCCTTTAGTTCTGTATCTGTTTTGACCAGTTCACTCATGCTAAACTTTAGTAAGATAGACTAA
- a CDS encoding cupredoxin domain-containing protein encodes MLNSIVTIVCIALIAFILFWFFKKPEKSEQKAQQKKGYQEIRVEVKGGYTPELIILKKSVPARIVFDRKDPSPCLDQIVFPDFGVHADLPMGEEYVVEITPEQAGEYGFSCGMNMMHGKMIVE; translated from the coding sequence ATGTTAAATAGTATTGTAACCATTGTTTGTATTGCCCTTATCGCGTTTATCTTGTTTTGGTTTTTCAAAAAGCCTGAAAAATCTGAACAAAAGGCCCAGCAAAAAAAGGGTTACCAAGAGATTCGAGTGGAAGTCAAAGGGGGCTATACGCCTGAGTTGATTATTCTTAAGAAATCAGTGCCAGCCCGTATCGTCTTTGACCGTAAGGACCCTTCACCCTGCCTAGATCAGATTGTTTTCCCAGATTTTGGAGTGCATGCGGACTTGCCTATGGGTGAAGAGTATGTAGTGGAAATCACACCTGAACAGGCTGGAGAGTATGGTTTCTCTTGTGGCATGAATATGATGCACGGCAAGATGATTGTAGAATAG
- a CDS encoding CopY/TcrY family copper transport repressor, which yields MQISDAEWQVMKIIWMQGEQTSRDLIRVLAERFDWSKSTIQTLLARLVEKECLTRKKEGKFFVYSALLTLDQSRDLLVRDIKDKVCSRRIKQLVADLIMECDFTQADLEDLEAVISEKKSSVVTEVKCNCM from the coding sequence ATGCAGATTTCAGATGCAGAATGGCAGGTCATGAAGATTATTTGGATGCAAGGAGAGCAGACCAGTAGGGATTTGATCAGAGTTTTGGCAGAGCGGTTTGACTGGTCCAAATCAACTATTCAAACTCTTTTGGCTCGCTTAGTAGAGAAAGAGTGTCTGACCAGGAAAAAAGAGGGCAAGTTCTTTGTCTATTCAGCCCTTTTAACTCTGGATCAAAGCCGAGACCTGCTTGTCCGAGATATCAAAGACAAGGTTTGCTCCCGTAGGATAAAGCAGTTGGTGGCTGATTTGATTATGGAATGTGATTTTACTCAAGCTGACTTGGAAGACTTGGAAGCTGTGATTTCTGAGAAGAAATCAAGCGTTGTAACAGAAGTAAAATGTAATTGTATGTAA
- the thiD gene encoding bifunctional hydroxymethylpyrimidine kinase/phosphomethylpyrimidine kinase — translation MTYLPVALTIAGTDPSGGAGIMADLKSFQARDVYGMAVVTSLVAQNTRGVQLIEHVSNQMLEAQLESVFSDIKPQAVKTGMLATTEIMEIIQPYLKKLDCPYVLDPVMVATSGDTLIDSSARDYLKTNLLPLATIITPNLPEAEEIVGFSIHDPEDMQRAGRLIIKEFGPQSVVIKGGHLEGGAKDFLFTKDEQFVWESPRIQTCHTHGTGCTFAAVITAELAKGKTLYQAVDKAKAFITKAIQDAPQLGHGSGPVNHTSFKD, via the coding sequence ATGACTTATTTACCCGTTGCTCTAACTATTGCAGGGACTGACCCTAGTGGCGGTGCTGGCATTATGGCTGATTTAAAGTCATTCCAAGCTAGAGATGTCTATGGAATGGCCGTTGTGACAAGTCTTGTCGCTCAAAATACCAGAGGCGTTCAGCTAATAGAGCACGTCTCCAACCAAATGCTGGAAGCACAATTGGAGAGTGTCTTTTCAGATATCAAGCCTCAGGCTGTAAAAACTGGGATGTTGGCAACTACTGAGATCATGGAGATCATCCAACCCTATCTTAAAAAGCTGGACTGTCCATACGTCCTTGACCCTGTTATGGTCGCTACGAGTGGAGACACCCTGATTGATTCCAGTGCCAGAGACTACCTAAAAACAAATCTGCTTCCCCTTGCAACCATTATCACGCCCAATCTTCCTGAAGCAGAAGAGATTGTTGGTTTTTCGATTCATGACCCAGAAGACATGCAGCGTGCTGGTCGCCTGATTATAAAAGAATTTGGTCCTCAGTCTGTTGTTATCAAAGGTGGCCATCTGGAAGGTGGTGCCAAGGATTTCCTCTTTACCAAGGATGAGCAATTTGTCTGGGAAAGTCCACGAATTCAAACCTGTCATACCCATGGTACTGGATGTACCTTTGCAGCAGTGATCACGGCTGAACTAGCCAAGGGGAAGACCCTTTATCAGGCAGTCGATAAGGCCAAGGCCTTTATTACAAAAGCCATCCAAGACGCCCCTCAACTCGGTCATGGTTCTGGTCCAGTCAACCATACAAGCTTTAAAGATTAA
- the thiE gene encoding thiamine phosphate synthase produces MNREALRLYLVTNRYQDSLKSFLEKVETTCHSGVTIIQLREKNLTTNQYYQLAKQVKEITDAYQVPLIIDDRLDVCLAVDAAGLHIGDDELPVSVARKVLGPEKILGVTAKTVKRALEAEEGGADYLGTGAIFPTTTKENAPITLISTLKTICQKVAIPVVAIGGLTSENIDQLAATGIAGVAVVRDLMQAEDIEAKTQAFLTKLDDIIS; encoded by the coding sequence ATGAATAGAGAAGCACTCAGACTATATCTGGTCACCAATCGCTACCAAGATTCCTTGAAAAGCTTTCTTGAAAAAGTTGAGACGACCTGCCATTCAGGTGTTACTATCATACAGCTACGAGAAAAAAATCTCACAACCAATCAATACTATCAACTGGCCAAACAAGTCAAAGAAATAACCGATGCCTATCAGGTCCCCTTGATTATCGATGATCGTTTGGATGTTTGTCTTGCGGTTGATGCTGCAGGTTTGCATATCGGAGACGATGAACTACCAGTTTCGGTTGCTCGCAAAGTTTTGGGTCCTGAAAAAATCCTCGGTGTCACTGCTAAAACAGTAAAAAGAGCCCTCGAAGCAGAAGAAGGAGGTGCGGATTACTTGGGAACAGGAGCCATTTTCCCGACTACGACCAAGGAGAATGCTCCCATCACCCTGATTTCAACCTTGAAAACCATTTGCCAAAAGGTTGCCATTCCAGTAGTTGCTATTGGAGGCTTGACGTCAGAGAATATTGACCAACTTGCTGCAACTGGTATAGCTGGGGTAGCTGTCGTCAGGGATCTGATGCAGGCAGAAGATATAGAAGCAAAAACCCAAGCCTTTTTAACAAAGTTGGATGACATTATTTCCTAA